Proteins from a single region of Carassius carassius chromosome 25, fCarCar2.1, whole genome shotgun sequence:
- the LOC132103882 gene encoding uncharacterized protein LOC132103882 isoform X1 → MFRRFNLLLLLFCLVYHSGNPVRSESGKKRGNIRLRCEHEDNNIVQIDLITRSEIIEVCETEECRGRVFKEGNCDVVIKNLIFSDAGKYTLRIHYNNDQTELKPNNDQIVPKEPKQWTYHLHIHDEISVKTGEELKMSVLVSDADKVKTNSSGEWKEVWTRDHGVQSDRMSNDTDINLIIKSFLDSDAGTYRVLDTEGEILITVTITASGTESPEKHRYRPNE, encoded by the exons GGAACCCTGTTAGATCTGAGTCGGGAAAAAAGAGAGGAAACATCAGACTCAGATGTGAACATGAGGACAATAATATTGTTCAGATTGATTTAATCACTCGGTCAGAAATCATAGAAGTGTGTGAGACTGAAGAATGTAGAGGACGAGTGTTTAAAGAAGGAAACTGTGACGTCGTCATCAAGAATCTGATCTTCAGTGACGCTGGGAAATACACTTTGAGAATCCATTACAATAATGATCAGACAGAGCTGAAGCCAAATAATGATCAGATAGTGCCGAAGGAACCAAAGCAGTGGACGTACCATCTTCATATTCATG ATGAGATTTCTGTGAAAACAGGCGAGGAGCTAAAGATGTCTGTTCTGGTGTCTGATGCTGATAAAGTGAAGACAAACTCTAGTGGAGAGTGGAAGGAGGTTTGGACGAGAGATCACGGGGTTCAGAGCGACCGAATGAGTAATGATACTGATATAAACCTGATCATTAAATCATTTCTGGACAGTGATGCAGGAACATACAGAGTTCTGGACACTGAAGGAGAAATCTTGATCACAGTCACAATCACAG CATCTGGTACAGAATCACCGGAAAAACACAGATATAGACCAAACGAATGA
- the LOC132103882 gene encoding uncharacterized protein LOC132103882 isoform X2, giving the protein MFVECKTPAEHLQWNPVRSESGKKRGNIRLRCEHEDNNIVQIDLITRSEIIEVCETEECRGRVFKEGNCDVVIKNLIFSDAGKYTLRIHYNNDQTELKPNNDQIVPKEPKQWTYHLHIHDEISVKTGEELKMSVLVSDADKVKTNSSGEWKEVWTRDHGVQSDRMSNDTDINLIIKSFLDSDAGTYRVLDTEGEILITVTITASGTESPEKHRYRPNE; this is encoded by the exons GGAACCCTGTTAGATCTGAGTCGGGAAAAAAGAGAGGAAACATCAGACTCAGATGTGAACATGAGGACAATAATATTGTTCAGATTGATTTAATCACTCGGTCAGAAATCATAGAAGTGTGTGAGACTGAAGAATGTAGAGGACGAGTGTTTAAAGAAGGAAACTGTGACGTCGTCATCAAGAATCTGATCTTCAGTGACGCTGGGAAATACACTTTGAGAATCCATTACAATAATGATCAGACAGAGCTGAAGCCAAATAATGATCAGATAGTGCCGAAGGAACCAAAGCAGTGGACGTACCATCTTCATATTCATG ATGAGATTTCTGTGAAAACAGGCGAGGAGCTAAAGATGTCTGTTCTGGTGTCTGATGCTGATAAAGTGAAGACAAACTCTAGTGGAGAGTGGAAGGAGGTTTGGACGAGAGATCACGGGGTTCAGAGCGACCGAATGAGTAATGATACTGATATAAACCTGATCATTAAATCATTTCTGGACAGTGATGCAGGAACATACAGAGTTCTGGACACTGAAGGAGAAATCTTGATCACAGTCACAATCACAG CATCTGGTACAGAATCACCGGAAAAACACAGATATAGACCAAACGAATGA